A section of the Triticum dicoccoides isolate Atlit2015 ecotype Zavitan chromosome 7A, WEW_v2.0, whole genome shotgun sequence genome encodes:
- the LOC119333633 gene encoding F-box protein SKIP19-like, with translation MPSSRRRRGPRRRRRKEAAAETRSWADMPLDAILAVFHKLDHIDILMAADQVCSSWRRAARDEPALWRRIVMRGNADLSSRINRQGIACDAVRRSAGQCEAFCGEYAGDAGFLLYLSEESSTYKLDHVLIPLN, from the coding sequence ATGCCCTCCTCTCGCCGCCGTCGCGGGCCCCGTCGGCGCCGCCgcaaggaggcggcggcggagacgagGAGCTGGGCGGACATGCCGCTGGACGCGATCTTGGCCGTCTTCCACAAACTCGACCACATCGACATCCTGATGGCCGCCGACCAGGTGTGCAGCTCCTGGCGCCGCGCGGCGCGGGACGAGCCCGCGCTATGGCGCCGCATCGTCATGCGCGGCAACGCGGATCTCTCCTCCCGCATCAACCGCCAGGGGATCGCCTGCGACGCCGTGCGCCGCAGCGCGGGGCAGTGCGAGGCGTTCTGCGGCGAGTACGCCGGCGACGCCGGGTTCCTGCTGTACCTCAGCGAGGAGTCGAGCACCTACAAACTCGATCACGTGTTAATTCCACTTAATTAA
- the LOC119331409 gene encoding putative F-box/LRR-repeat protein 23 — protein MNKQYFQEQKWGNNDADAEGIGAMHELRSLQLVANDLTNKGLAAILDNCPRLESLDIRHCFNVKMDGDDSGGNDEGTLLREKCARIKTLRLPSDSTHDCHLEVQSPRFARTEEEIRRSWSISPVYYSPWLQDSEEDDDDFCRSPSRYEADLDRYEKVLPRSMRTFL, from the coding sequence ATGAACAAACAATACTTCCAAGAACAGAAATGGGGCAACAATGACGCCGATGCCGAGGGGATTGGAGCCATGCATGAGCTGCGCTCGCTGCAGCTCGTGGCCAACGACCTCACCAACAAAGGGCTGGCAGCCATCTTGGACAACTGCCCGCGCCTGGAGTCTCTGGACATACgccattgcttcaatgtcaaaatgGACGGCGACGACAGCGGCGGCAATGACGAGGGCACGCTGCTGCGAGAGAAGTGCGCCCGTATCAAAACGCTGCGACTCCCCAGCGACTCGACCCATGACTGCCACCTCGAGGTTCAAAGCCCTAGGTTCGCTCGCACAGAGGAAGAAATCAGGCGTTCCTGGTCCATCAGTCCGGTCTACTACTCCCCGTGGCTCCAGGATTCGGAGGAAGACGACGACGATTTTTGCCGCAGTCCTTCCCGTTACGAGGCTGACCTCGACAGATACGAGAAGGTGCTTCCTAGGAGCATGCGCACCTTCCTCTGA